From the genome of Gracilibacillus salitolerans, one region includes:
- a CDS encoding CapA family protein, giving the protein MKNVCVAIFIILFLIVAGCEGQQEYQGHFHHMDEIDRSSKNTEVNLFKYEISIAAIGDLLIHDRVYDDGWNGERYDFLSMIEPVQEYLKQPDITMANQETIMGGEEIGLSTYPQFNSPFELGDDLQEVGVDIVTMANNHTLDRGEEAIYNAIDYYDKIGMHYTGSFKSKEDQRTVRVLETDVGISVAFLSYTYGTNGIPVPSGKDYLVNLINRDQIEREVTEAKELADVTIVSYHFGEEYQRLPNQQQKDLAQFAADLGAEVVIGHHPHVLQPIDWLEGKDGNQTLVAYSLGNFLSGQYELYRRIGGILQFSITKDGSNVKVHSPSFLPTFVQFDLIDDTITDLQVLPLKDVSDQQLPDASNHLAEIKEHLSQNVEELQFIE; this is encoded by the coding sequence CCATATGGATGAAATAGACAGGTCATCAAAAAATACAGAGGTAAATTTATTCAAATATGAAATTTCTATCGCCGCTATTGGGGATCTTTTGATTCACGATCGTGTGTATGATGACGGATGGAACGGTGAAAGGTATGACTTTTTATCCATGATAGAACCTGTACAGGAATATTTAAAACAACCAGATATCACCATGGCGAACCAGGAAACAATTATGGGTGGGGAAGAGATCGGATTATCTACCTATCCACAATTCAACAGTCCATTTGAATTAGGAGATGATCTACAGGAAGTCGGTGTTGATATAGTTACAATGGCAAATAATCATACGTTAGATAGAGGCGAAGAAGCGATTTATAATGCGATTGATTATTATGATAAGATTGGCATGCACTATACCGGAAGTTTCAAAAGTAAGGAAGATCAGCGTACTGTAAGAGTTTTAGAAACGGACGTAGGTATTTCGGTAGCCTTTCTAAGCTATACATATGGTACAAATGGGATTCCAGTTCCGAGCGGGAAAGATTATTTAGTCAACTTAATTAATCGTGACCAAATTGAACGGGAAGTAACGGAAGCAAAGGAGTTAGCGGATGTTACGATCGTTAGTTATCATTTTGGTGAGGAATATCAACGATTACCAAATCAGCAACAAAAAGATTTAGCACAATTTGCTGCAGATCTCGGTGCGGAGGTAGTGATTGGTCATCACCCACATGTCCTGCAGCCAATCGATTGGTTGGAAGGGAAAGATGGCAATCAAACGTTGGTTGCCTATTCGTTAGGAAATTTTCTATCTGGACAATACGAGCTATATAGGAGAATCGGTGGGATTTTACAATTTTCGATTACAAAGGATGGATCAAATGTAAAGGTGCATTCTCCGTCTTTTTTACCGACTTTTGTTCAGTTTGATCTTATCGATGACACCATCACAGATTTGCAAGTATTACCGTTAAAGGATGTCTCAGATCAACAGTTGCCTGATGCATCTAATCATTTAGCAGAAATAAAAGAACATCTATCACAAAATGTAGAAGAACTACAGTTTATAGAATAA
- a CDS encoding DUF368 domain-containing protein, with protein MEWRNIYRGMLMGASDVVPGVSGGTIAVVLGIYDRLIAAVNGFFSKDFKKHLMFLIPLGVGILAAVFLLAGLIEWLFEHYPKQTQFAFLGLIIGVLPFLFQKSNAKKKFKGNHILLVLIGACIVGSMAFFQTGEPEVMTQFEPSTYLWLFGSGFVASAAMILPGISGSFLLYVIGSYTTIISAIKNLDVVVIVTVGLGILLGIILMSKVIHYFLASFPVATYAFVIGMVIGSVFVIFPGWPASMMGTVMCVVTFAGGLLFAYLLGRVEYR; from the coding sequence ATGGAATGGAGAAATATTTATCGTGGGATGTTAATGGGAGCAAGTGATGTTGTGCCAGGTGTTAGTGGTGGTACGATTGCTGTTGTATTAGGTATTTACGACCGCTTAATAGCAGCGGTGAATGGCTTTTTCAGTAAAGATTTCAAGAAACATCTTATGTTTTTAATCCCACTCGGTGTAGGCATTTTAGCAGCTGTTTTTTTATTGGCTGGATTAATTGAGTGGTTGTTTGAACACTATCCAAAACAAACGCAATTTGCCTTTTTAGGGTTGATCATAGGTGTGTTACCTTTTCTGTTTCAAAAGTCGAATGCTAAAAAAAAGTTTAAAGGAAATCATATCCTGCTGGTATTGATTGGTGCTTGCATCGTCGGCTCCATGGCCTTCTTTCAAACAGGTGAGCCAGAGGTGATGACGCAGTTCGAACCATCTACATACCTATGGCTGTTTGGTTCGGGATTTGTAGCGAGTGCTGCCATGATATTACCAGGGATTAGTGGTTCCTTTCTTTTATATGTAATCGGCTCCTATACGACGATTATTAGTGCAATAAAAAATCTAGATGTCGTTGTTATTGTAACAGTCGGACTCGGAATTCTATTAGGAATTATACTGATGAGTAAAGTGATTCATTATTTTCTAGCTTCTTTTCCAGTTGCTACGTATGCTTTTGTAATTGGCATGGTGATTGGATCAGTTTTCGTCATTTTTCCAGGGTGGCCTGCTAGTATGATGGGAACGGTGATGTGTGTTGTTACCTTTGCTGGAGGTCTTCTTTTTGCTTATTTATTAGGCAGGGTGGAGTATCGTTAA
- a CDS encoding thioredoxin family protein, translating to MEAIKTEEQFNKIIASEDPVIIKFYADWCPDCKRMDMFIGDILEQYNTFDWYELNSDEVQGLAEKYEVMGIPSLLIFQNGEKLAHRHSAYTKTPDDVLEFLQEELG from the coding sequence ATGGAAGCAATTAAAACAGAAGAACAGTTTAATAAAATTATCGCTTCAGAAGACCCGGTCATTATTAAATTTTATGCGGACTGGTGTCCTGACTGTAAGCGTATGGATATGTTTATTGGAGATATTTTAGAGCAATATAATACATTTGATTGGTATGAATTAAATAGTGATGAAGTACAAGGGTTGGCAGAAAAATATGAAGTAATGGGCATACCAAGCCTCCTTATTTTCCAAAACGGAGAAAAACTTGCACACCGTCACAGTGCATATACCAAAACACCAGACGATGTATTAGAGTTCCTTCAAGAAGAGCTAGGATAA
- a CDS encoding ABC transporter ATP-binding protein, protein MLEVKQLKVEIGKESILDNVAFSVEKGSVVGLIGHNGAGKSTVMKTIMGWQDKKEGTITLNQVDQDQSFIAFKKQLAYIPEEPFLLPELTTMQHFQLYGQSYQLDEKTFTKRAQELSEQFEIADKLNEYPESLSKGMRQKVQTICALLPEVPLLLIDEPFMGLDVHAAHDLQEMLIEKAQNGTSILLTSHQLERMEELADTYIMLHHGRVAEHGVIEDFDSLSRRGTE, encoded by the coding sequence GTGTTAGAAGTTAAGCAGCTAAAAGTCGAAATTGGGAAAGAATCCATCCTTGATAATGTAGCATTTTCTGTAGAAAAAGGGAGTGTCGTAGGATTAATAGGTCATAATGGTGCAGGGAAATCAACCGTTATGAAAACCATTATGGGCTGGCAAGATAAAAAAGAGGGCACTATTACCTTGAATCAAGTAGATCAAGACCAATCATTTATCGCCTTTAAAAAACAACTTGCTTATATACCGGAAGAACCATTTTTATTACCAGAATTAACAACAATGCAACATTTTCAGTTATATGGTCAAAGCTATCAACTCGATGAAAAAACATTTACGAAACGTGCACAGGAACTTTCGGAGCAATTTGAAATAGCGGATAAATTGAATGAATATCCAGAGTCATTGTCCAAAGGTATGCGCCAAAAAGTACAAACAATTTGTGCGTTATTACCAGAAGTCCCATTGTTATTAATTGATGAGCCTTTTATGGGTCTAGATGTACATGCAGCTCATGACTTACAAGAAATGTTGATAGAAAAGGCGCAAAATGGTACAAGCATTTTACTTACATCCCACCAATTAGAGAGAATGGAAGAGTTAGCAGATACATATATTATGCTTCATCATGGGCGTGTTGCAGAACATGGGGTGATAGAAGATTTCGACTCATTATCAAGGAGAGGAACAGAATGA
- a CDS encoding MarR family winged helix-turn-helix transcriptional regulator → MDQKRNEYLKKKQDPSLKLFVVLSKAYRSVADQVAKDIRSHGLNTTDFGVLELLYHQGEQPLQKIGDKILLASGSITYVVDKLEKKELVKRTPCPNDRRITYASITESGQQLLNDIFPEHWKQIEAITAGLNEEEKVEAILLLKKLGMYADSFSEKQ, encoded by the coding sequence ATGGATCAAAAGAGAAACGAATATTTAAAGAAAAAGCAAGACCCTTCCCTGAAATTGTTTGTTGTACTGTCGAAGGCTTATCGATCAGTTGCTGATCAGGTGGCGAAAGATATTAGAAGTCACGGCTTAAATACAACAGATTTTGGCGTGTTGGAATTACTATATCATCAGGGAGAACAACCTTTGCAAAAAATAGGGGATAAAATTTTATTAGCAAGTGGAAGTATTACATATGTAGTAGATAAATTAGAGAAGAAAGAGTTAGTGAAACGAACACCGTGTCCAAACGACCGGCGAATTACCTATGCATCAATTACAGAAAGTGGGCAACAATTACTAAATGATATATTTCCAGAACACTGGAAACAAATAGAGGCGATAACAGCTGGATTAAATGAAGAAGAGAAGGTGGAAGCTATACTGTTATTAAAAAAACTGGGAATGTACGCTGATAGTTTTTCTGAAAAACAATAG
- a CDS encoding glutaredoxin family protein gives MKNQQIDVYISDNCRECDQLVNYLTQLNIPFNTKNTTVNKENLRQLQEANIYLTPTIIIDNYYRIIGFQEGKLRQLIR, from the coding sequence ATGAAAAACCAACAGATAGACGTATACATTAGTGATAATTGCAGAGAATGTGATCAATTGGTTAATTATTTAACCCAACTTAATATTCCGTTTAATACGAAAAATACGACCGTAAACAAAGAAAATTTACGTCAATTACAAGAAGCGAACATTTATTTAACACCGACCATCATTATCGATAATTATTACCGTATCATAGGCTTTCAGGAAGGTAAGTTAAGGCAATTAATTAGGTAA
- a CDS encoding YppG family protein: MDYRYNGFSNYQNPYQQGMYPYQPPTYTSPMPMTPFQYYQKPMVPNPYDGFETPTPSFFGKQNNSMLHYFQNKNGEMDLDKVFHTVNQLANTYQQVSPLFKNVGSILKTFQK, encoded by the coding sequence ATGGATTACAGATATAATGGCTTTTCTAATTATCAAAATCCTTATCAACAGGGGATGTATCCCTATCAACCGCCAACATATACATCACCGATGCCGATGACACCATTTCAATATTATCAAAAGCCGATGGTACCAAATCCATACGATGGGTTCGAGACACCTACGCCTTCCTTTTTCGGGAAACAAAATAACTCGATGTTGCACTATTTTCAGAATAAAAATGGTGAAATGGATTTGGATAAAGTGTTTCACACGGTTAATCAATTAGCGAACACTTATCAACAGGTATCCCCCTTATTTAAGAACGTCGGTAGTATCTTAAAAACTTTTCAGAAATAA
- a CDS encoding alpha/beta hydrolase, which produces MTACLVIHGFTGGPYEVEPLASYIEEHTDWHVVTPSLPGHGLGEGRDLDLLDRSYKDWVKEAEQAYLELKEDHDEIYLVGFSMGGMIAAYLAAKYTCKKLVLLSTSRKYISIPRIGVDILNFTQKAMRRKLKDDALFHHYRKKYGSVPVKAIREFLKCMKFTKPYLKEIHCPVFIVQGMQDGMVPYKAVHYLDKEIPVDVEIIYFHDSKHLICLGEDKDVVIDAVFQFLIKEEKT; this is translated from the coding sequence ATGACTGCATGTCTTGTTATACATGGTTTTACTGGTGGTCCATATGAAGTGGAGCCGCTCGCATCATATATAGAAGAACATACAGATTGGCATGTAGTGACACCCAGTTTACCTGGACATGGATTAGGTGAGGGAAGGGATCTAGACCTTTTAGATAGATCTTATAAAGATTGGGTTAAGGAAGCAGAACAAGCCTATTTGGAATTGAAAGAAGATCACGATGAGATTTATTTGGTCGGCTTTTCTATGGGGGGGATGATTGCTGCTTACCTGGCAGCAAAGTACACTTGTAAGAAGTTAGTCCTGCTGTCAACATCGAGAAAGTATATTAGTATTCCGCGAATAGGTGTAGATATATTGAACTTTACGCAAAAAGCAATGCGAAGAAAGTTAAAAGATGATGCTTTGTTTCATCATTATCGAAAAAAATATGGTTCTGTTCCTGTGAAAGCAATCCGTGAATTTCTAAAATGCATGAAATTCACCAAACCATACTTAAAGGAAATTCATTGTCCTGTTTTTATAGTACAAGGAATGCAGGATGGGATGGTGCCGTATAAAGCGGTACATTATTTGGACAAAGAAATACCAGTAGATGTGGAGATTATTTATTTTCATGACTCAAAACATCTCATCTGTCTTGGTGAGGATAAAGATGTCGTTATTGATGCGGTGTTTCAATTTCTAATAAAAGAAGAAAAGACGTGA
- a CDS encoding DMT family transporter, whose translation MNKHFIPYLAIFIGVISVSTAAVLVKLAAEVPSAVTANYRLLFAAILLLPYILLKRRDELRKLAKREWLLTIVAGISLAIHYIVWFESFQYTSVASSTVIVTLQPIFAFIGTYLFFHERFTAGTVISMLIAIFGSVIIAWGDFQIAGEALYGDFLALLGAMFITIYFLLGQGVRTKLSVMSYTFIAYSIGALTIIIYNISVSNPLTGYESDEWLIFLGLAIVPTILGLNLLNWALKWVSTSVISMGILFEPIGASLLAYVILNELITWSQWLGGTIVIFGLLLFIASTRRKRKMKITIDHS comes from the coding sequence GTGAACAAGCATTTCATTCCATATTTAGCGATTTTTATTGGTGTGATCTCTGTTTCTACTGCTGCGGTACTCGTAAAGTTAGCTGCAGAAGTTCCTTCGGCTGTAACAGCCAATTACCGTTTGTTATTTGCAGCAATTTTACTGTTACCATATATTCTTTTGAAAAGAAGAGATGAATTAAGAAAATTAGCCAAAAGAGAATGGCTATTAACGATAGTAGCCGGTATCAGTTTGGCGATACATTATATCGTCTGGTTTGAATCATTTCAATATACATCTGTAGCGAGTTCTACTGTGATCGTGACATTACAACCTATTTTCGCCTTTATTGGCACTTACCTGTTCTTTCATGAACGTTTTACTGCTGGCACAGTGATTAGCATGCTTATCGCCATTTTTGGCAGTGTTATTATTGCATGGGGAGATTTCCAGATTGCCGGTGAGGCTCTTTATGGTGATTTTCTGGCTTTATTAGGTGCTATGTTTATTACGATTTACTTTTTACTTGGGCAAGGTGTCCGAACAAAGCTTTCGGTCATGAGCTATACATTCATTGCTTACAGTATCGGTGCACTAACGATTATTATCTATAATATCTCTGTTTCGAATCCCTTAACAGGTTACGAGTCTGATGAATGGTTGATCTTCCTCGGTCTTGCTATCGTCCCAACAATTTTGGGGCTTAATTTACTGAACTGGGCATTAAAGTGGGTGAGTACTTCCGTCATTTCAATGGGGATCCTTTTTGAACCAATCGGGGCATCATTACTCGCCTATGTCATCCTGAATGAACTCATTACCTGGTCGCAATGGCTGGGAGGAACCATTGTCATCTTCGGCTTGCTCCTGTTCATCGCTAGCACCAGGAGAAAACGCAAAATGAAAATAACCATCGATCATAGTTAA
- a CDS encoding DEAD/DEAH box helicase, which translates to MTNFNELGISASIMKALEKMGFEEATPIQAQTIPLGMGGKDVIGQAQTGTGKTAAFGIPMIEKIDPNERKIQGLIVAPTRELAIQVSEEMHKLAKFKGVRTLPVYGGQHMERQIKALKDRPHIVVATPGRLLDHLRRRTIRVDQVHTAVLDEADEMLNMGFIDDIRDILKAIPEERQTLLFSATMPKEIRDIAATLMKQPEEVKVKSKEMTVSNIDQYFVEVHEKQKFDTLTNLLDIHVPELAIIFGRTKKRVDELTEGLQARGFRAEGIHGDLTQGKRTSVLKKFKFGRIEILVATDVAARGLDISGVTHVYNFDIPQDPESYVHRIGRTGRAGKMGEAISFITPREVPHLHLIEKVTKSKMKRMTAPSYDEAKRGQQQLTVQKLIRTIEKKELQDYRETASEILDEYDSATVVAAALKMLTRERRQTPVTLTSVQPVSVKKGSNNKGNNKKFRNDKRGFGRKGKQGGRNRKFQNKRTNKR; encoded by the coding sequence GTGACAAATTTTAATGAATTAGGTATTTCAGCGTCAATTATGAAAGCATTAGAGAAAATGGGATTTGAAGAAGCAACGCCAATTCAAGCTCAAACGATTCCGTTAGGCATGGGAGGCAAAGATGTCATCGGCCAGGCACAAACAGGTACTGGTAAAACGGCAGCTTTTGGTATTCCGATGATCGAAAAAATTGACCCTAACGAACGTAAAATTCAAGGGTTGATTGTTGCACCTACAAGAGAATTAGCAATACAGGTGTCAGAAGAAATGCATAAATTAGCGAAATTCAAAGGTGTTCGTACATTGCCTGTCTATGGTGGGCAGCATATGGAACGCCAAATTAAAGCGTTAAAGGATCGCCCGCATATTGTAGTAGCAACCCCAGGACGGTTGTTAGATCATTTACGTCGTCGTACCATTCGTGTCGATCAAGTACACACTGCTGTATTGGATGAAGCAGATGAAATGTTGAATATGGGCTTTATCGATGATATCCGTGATATCTTAAAAGCAATTCCAGAAGAGAGACAAACCTTACTGTTCTCTGCAACCATGCCAAAAGAGATTCGTGATATTGCGGCAACATTGATGAAACAACCAGAAGAGGTAAAAGTAAAATCAAAAGAAATGACGGTTTCGAATATTGATCAATACTTCGTGGAAGTACATGAGAAACAAAAATTCGATACACTGACAAACTTACTAGACATCCATGTGCCTGAATTAGCGATAATTTTTGGACGTACGAAAAAACGTGTTGATGAGCTGACAGAAGGCTTGCAAGCTCGCGGTTTTCGTGCGGAAGGAATCCATGGTGACTTAACACAAGGTAAGCGTACTTCTGTGTTGAAAAAATTCAAGTTTGGTCGTATTGAAATTTTGGTAGCAACAGACGTAGCTGCACGTGGATTAGATATTTCAGGTGTAACTCATGTATACAATTTTGATATTCCACAGGACCCGGAAAGCTATGTACACCGTATTGGACGTACAGGTCGTGCCGGAAAGATGGGCGAGGCTATTTCTTTTATTACACCAAGAGAAGTTCCTCACTTGCATTTAATTGAAAAAGTTACGAAAAGCAAAATGAAGCGTATGACAGCACCTAGTTATGATGAAGCAAAACGTGGACAACAACAATTAACTGTACAGAAATTAATCAGAACGATTGAGAAAAAGGAACTTCAGGATTACCGAGAGACAGCTAGCGAAATTCTAGACGAATACGATTCCGCAACAGTTGTCGCAGCAGCATTAAAAATGCTAACTAGAGAAAGAAGACAAACACCAGTTACCTTAACATCTGTTCAACCAGTAAGTGTTAAAAAAGGATCGAACAATAAAGGTAACAACAAAAAATTCAGAAACGATAAACGTGGGTTTGGTCGCAAAGGAAAACAAGGTGGCCGCAACCGCAAATTCCAAAACAAACGTACTAATAAAAGGTAA
- a CDS encoding rhomboid family intramembrane serine protease gives MFLRTESFRDFLQFYPVVSAIVALQVIIWLIVGLVPGVGDWIYTMGVGWNGMISQGEYWRLITPIFLHAGFGHILFNSFSLILFAPALEQMLGKVKFLVVYFTAGIAANILTYIVEPNPFYTHVGASGAIFGLFGLYLFMVFFEKKLIDPQNARLILIISVIGLVMTFFRANINISGHLFGFVAGFALGPVILKNAQPFSPWKNRRKVRDDDIGFDPNRWNKKRYRYKPYLKPIIFGILIVLVLLGLISGMF, from the coding sequence ATGTTTTTACGAACGGAAAGCTTTCGAGATTTTCTACAATTTTATCCGGTTGTTTCAGCGATTGTTGCACTTCAAGTCATCATTTGGCTAATTGTTGGCTTAGTTCCTGGTGTAGGTGACTGGATTTATACAATGGGAGTTGGTTGGAACGGTATGATTAGCCAAGGTGAATATTGGCGATTAATAACACCGATTTTTCTACATGCTGGTTTCGGTCATATCCTTTTTAATTCCTTTTCACTGATTTTATTCGCGCCAGCATTAGAGCAAATGCTCGGTAAAGTGAAATTTTTAGTCGTTTATTTTACTGCCGGTATTGCTGCAAATATTCTTACTTATATTGTTGAACCGAATCCGTTTTACACACACGTCGGAGCGTCAGGTGCAATTTTCGGTTTATTCGGGTTATATTTATTCATGGTCTTTTTTGAAAAAAAGTTAATCGATCCTCAAAATGCACGACTGATTCTGATTATTTCTGTTATCGGGTTAGTTATGACCTTTTTTCGAGCGAATATTAATATCTCCGGACATTTATTCGGGTTTGTTGCTGGATTTGCACTTGGACCTGTTATATTAAAAAATGCACAACCATTCTCACCATGGAAAAATAGACGAAAAGTAAGAGATGACGATATCGGATTTGACCCTAATCGTTGGAACAAAAAACGTTATCGTTACAAGCCCTATTTAAAGCCAATTATATTCGGTATACTGATCGTATTAGTTTTACTTGGGTTAATATCCGGGATGTTTTAA
- the acpS gene encoding holo-ACP synthase → MIKGIGIDIIELRRIKNILERQPKMLDRILTKTEKEIWENLQSDKRKIEFVAGRFAAKEAFSKARGTGIGQLSFLDIEIINHKNGAPILNSKVLTAETCFVSISHSEDYAVAQVIIESESAY, encoded by the coding sequence ATGATAAAAGGAATCGGAATTGATATTATAGAATTGCGACGAATAAAAAATATTTTAGAACGACAACCGAAAATGTTAGATCGGATATTAACAAAAACAGAAAAAGAAATATGGGAGAATCTCCAATCAGATAAAAGAAAAATAGAATTTGTTGCAGGGAGATTTGCAGCGAAAGAAGCTTTTTCGAAAGCAAGAGGAACTGGAATTGGGCAATTAAGTTTTTTAGATATTGAAATTATTAATCATAAAAATGGAGCACCTATTTTAAATTCAAAAGTTTTAACTGCTGAGACATGCTTTGTATCAATCTCTCACAGTGAAGATTATGCAGTAGCACAAGTAATAATTGAAAGTGAATCTGCATATTAA
- a CDS encoding NAD(P)H-hydrate dehydratase gives MYIVTAEEMYEIDRYAIKKGGIEGKILMDNAGSQVAQRIVQTYDTNRKMAIVAGGGNNGGDGFVIARYLAEYGYEVTVFQLVADHKIKGDAAFHKQCWLNTSDKLTHVTDSHQLKQRLVDFDVVIDAILGIGVSGAIREPIRSMIDVINHLPIEKISVDIPSGLPANDGIHVDQVIQANKTYIIEAPKETAFCEDTSIYYGEWETVKIGIPQTAYVKHSSKKRWCKKYVRATFPKRDKYAHKGSNGRGLVIGGQLTMPGAIVLAARAALRSGAGLITVATVKENIPIVSSSCIEATYHLLPNLTNRLTDRDLEAFEKIDAIAVGMGIGREDSQLLSDLIEKLDKPLLIDADGLYHAKPLLEPLLQHKAPVVITPHYGEMAMLTDKTVPEVKRSPFSISRQFAEKHQLYVVLKGKYTVITAPDGEQIVSDQGNAGLAKGGTGDVLSGILLTMVMQHKELLSALANGCYLHGKSADYLVEEDHTERDLLATDVIEGLSQVFRTLS, from the coding sequence ATGTACATCGTAACCGCGGAAGAAATGTACGAAATAGATCGTTATGCGATAAAAAAAGGGGGAATCGAAGGCAAAATTCTAATGGATAATGCCGGATCACAAGTAGCCCAGAGGATAGTTCAAACCTATGATACCAATCGAAAGATGGCGATAGTTGCTGGCGGTGGAAATAATGGCGGTGATGGTTTTGTTATTGCACGTTATTTAGCAGAATACGGATATGAGGTTACTGTTTTTCAATTAGTGGCAGATCATAAAATTAAAGGGGATGCAGCTTTTCATAAGCAATGTTGGTTAAACACGTCAGACAAGCTGACCCATGTCACAGATTCGCATCAGTTGAAGCAAAGATTAGTAGATTTTGATGTCGTCATTGATGCGATTTTGGGGATAGGAGTTTCCGGAGCAATTCGTGAGCCGATTCGAAGTATGATTGATGTAATCAATCATTTACCCATAGAAAAAATCTCAGTTGATATTCCAAGTGGTTTACCTGCAAATGATGGTATCCATGTTGATCAAGTCATCCAAGCAAATAAAACATATATCATTGAAGCGCCGAAAGAAACTGCTTTTTGTGAAGATACCAGCATCTATTATGGCGAATGGGAAACAGTGAAAATCGGTATACCACAAACGGCTTATGTCAAGCATTCATCGAAAAAGAGATGGTGCAAAAAGTATGTCCGAGCAACTTTTCCGAAACGTGACAAGTATGCCCACAAAGGGTCCAATGGTAGAGGGTTGGTCATTGGTGGTCAACTAACGATGCCGGGAGCAATTGTGTTAGCAGCAAGAGCAGCACTCCGTTCAGGTGCGGGGCTGATAACCGTTGCAACAGTCAAGGAGAATATCCCGATTGTATCGAGTAGTTGTATAGAAGCAACATATCACCTTTTGCCAAACTTAACGAATCGATTAACAGATCGTGACCTTGAAGCCTTTGAAAAAATAGATGCTATTGCGGTTGGCATGGGTATCGGACGTGAAGACTCTCAGCTACTATCTGATTTGATTGAAAAACTAGACAAGCCACTACTAATTGATGCAGATGGTCTGTATCATGCAAAACCATTATTGGAACCATTGTTGCAGCATAAGGCGCCGGTTGTGATTACACCTCATTATGGAGAAATGGCCATGCTGACAGATAAAACTGTTCCAGAAGTAAAGCGATCGCCTTTTTCTATCTCTAGGCAGTTTGCCGAAAAGCATCAATTGTATGTGGTGTTAAAAGGTAAATATACCGTTATTACGGCACCAGATGGAGAGCAAATTGTCAGTGATCAGGGGAATGCTGGCTTAGCAAAAGGTGGGACTGGTGACGTGTTGTCAGGCATTTTGCTGACGATGGTCATGCAGCATAAAGAATTGCTGTCAGCCCTTGCAAATGGTTGTTATCTTCATGGTAAATCTGCGGATTATTTGGTGGAAGAGGACCATACTGAAAGGGATTTATTAGCTACCGATGTGATCGAAGGACTATCGCAAGTATTTCGTACATTGTCTTAA